The Sulfurospirillum diekertiae genomic sequence TTTTGTCCTTTATTCACAGCTTTGTTCACAGGGTGAATAACTTTTTTCACATTATACCCATACCCGCTTTAACATATAACTAATAATAGTTTAGATAAAATAAATCAAACTTATTCACATGATATTCACAGGGTGAAGACTTTTTTAAGGAGCGTTTTTGTTAGCAGATACTGTCATAGAACTTTTAAAAGGAGAAATCGCTTCTTTAGAATATGATCGCTATATTAAACAGCTAAAATTCCATGAAAAGGCCTCTAATTCAGATCAAATGGTCTTTCTTGCTCCTAATATTTTGATTGCTAATTGGGTGAGAACTAAATACGCCGATAAAATTGCCCATCTCTTTGAACTCAAAACAGGTAAAAAACCTGAAATCAAAATTGTCCTTAAAGAACATCTTAAAACGACAAAAGTGAAAACAACCCCTATTGAAATCATCGATGCTATTAAAAACACTAAAAACACTATTTTAAATCCGTCTTATACCTTTGATAGTTTTGTGGTAGGAAGCTCAAACCAATATGCCTACACAGCTGCTAAATCCATTGCTGAAAAACCAGGTGTTATGTACAATCCTGTTTTTATTTATGGACCTACGGGGCTTGGTAAAACACACCTTATTCATGCCGTTGGTAATTATGCCCAAGCAAAAGGTAAAATTGTCATTTACGCAACCATTGAGCAATTTATGAATGACTTTACTTACAATCTTCGAAACCAATCCATGGACAGATTTCGCGAAAAATACCGTAATTGCGATGTTTTACTGATTGATGATACACAATTTTTATCCAATAAAATTCAAACGCAAGAAGAGTTTTTTCATACG encodes the following:
- the dnaA gene encoding chromosomal replication initiator protein DnaA: MLADTVIELLKGEIASLEYDRYIKQLKFHEKASNSDQMVFLAPNILIANWVRTKYADKIAHLFELKTGKKPEIKIVLKEHLKTTKVKTTPIEIIDAIKNTKNTILNPSYTFDSFVVGSSNQYAYTAAKSIAEKPGVMYNPVFIYGPTGLGKTHLIHAVGNYAQAKGKIVIYATIEQFMNDFTYNLRNQSMDRFREKYRNCDVLLIDDTQFLSNKIQTQEEFFHTFNELHSAGKQIVLTSDKPPKMINGLEDRLKSRFEWGLIADIGLPELETKIAIIKKKCELDGINLNSDIVNYIAANMGDNIREIESAIINLNAYASLMRQEITLDFAKNVMREQIKERRENISLEDIIQIIAKDLNIKPSEIKSTKRSKNIVEARRIGIYLARTLTPNSMPSLATYFGMKDHTAVSHNIKKINELIETNESFKLKVEDLKNKILTKQI